The Rosa chinensis cultivar Old Blush chromosome 7, RchiOBHm-V2, whole genome shotgun sequence DNA segment CGGATGTGGCTCAAATATTGGCACAGTGAACGAGAGCTTCTGGGGTTCCCCTTTAGCCATCCGTTTTGTTAGAGTGAATAGCTCCGAGTGGTAGATATGATCATTCTCAGAATCCTGTTATGTAGTTGTACAAAACtcaatttaaaatatataaagagTAATTCTGCTAGTTAAATATGTAAAGTATATGAGGCCACGATCGAAGTGACGTAAGATTACTATCATACAGGCAATCATTCCTCAAATATTTAACAGATAGAGGATCCAGGTCTGCACCTCAACTAGAATCCACCAACGCTGGGCGGTGCCGTGAAAACGATCTTTCCATATAAAGTCTGGTTTAATATGCAAATCCacctgaaaattaaaattaatcaaGTAGGATTTGAAGATGAAATTCTTGAACCATTAAAACGTATTAAGTGAGGGAGAaactaaaatataaattttaaggTTCACAACAAGAATTTACCTTTAAAACAGTTCTGGTAATTGGACTTACAGTTGCTGCTAACTGGATCCATGGAAAATATCCCAAATATTGCTTAACCAACTTCAatcacccaaaagaaaaaaggcgTTGGACAAATTTCTAATAATTTGAGGCATACAGCACCACATGAAGTTTAAAACACCGCATTAAAGAACATATACCCTTCCTCCAGGTCCATAATTGACCAGTTTCCCAATCTCTTTTTCCTCCATATCATATAGGCGATCAAGATCAGCACCTCGTTCCTCAAGATTTCGCAGTATCTGTACAAAAAGAAGCATTTTACATTTTTGTCAAACACCGGACAATACTTTGAGTAAGTAATAGGATAAAGGTACAATGGACAAACTTGTGCTGAAATCTCCCTGTCAAATTGTCTGAAAGGATGTTGATAGGGCCAAACTTGGCGGTCCACTGCCTTGCAATATTCCAACATGAACAATGACATCTCACTCCAGCCTTTTCGCAAACAAATCTCAAATAAGGCCCGCATAATACGTGCCAAGCTTGCACTTATATATTGAGCatcagaaaccaaagaaaaggtaTCAATTGAGCCTCTAGATATGTACACCTGCCGAGCACATAAGTCATAAATTAGCCAACAAGTATTGCCTTTTCTGCCAGTTTCTAACTAGTATTTGGTACCAGTTCCAGAGCAAACAGCAACCTGAATGAGAACGGAAATCTTTCCATGTTTATTTGAAGGACCACCCCTAACTTCTACTGGACACAATTTTCGCACCAACATCTCAAGCTCATTTTGTTCCTCTTCTCGAATAACAATATTTTCAAATTCTGAGGAGTGGGCTACCATGTCAATTACCTGCAAGACCAGCAAGAAGAGTACAATCATATCAAACATCACAAGACAGTAATATTACCAGTCATGGATGGATCACCCATACAGTTTTCCTATGAAGACACGCTTTTAAAGGCTCTAGTGGGTTCCCTCAACTAACTCACACTACGAGTTTCCAGCTCATTTTTTTAACAGGAGCATGATCAGTCCATAACAAACAGCATCTCTAGGGGAcatattatttatttggaaAGATACTTTTGTTGAAAACAATTGGGTGATGGTAATTTTGAACACACACAAATCCAATacaattttattaaagaaaacaattaccTCAGTCTCATTCATGTGACGTTTCAACATTTCATTGTAGGTTTCAACACTAGAGTATTGAATATAAAAGTGGCTTGCTATGCGACCAAGCTCTGTACAATAAAAATTGCCACTTTTCTCGTCAAACCGCATCATTTTTGCTTTGTCAAGGGCACGCGCAGCATCTGCTATGAGAGATCTCTGCTTTAAACTCAAGGAAGGATCTGCCATAACCTGCAAAATGCAAAAGAAATTTTTCCTGTATAAGCACCTAAATTCAAGTGAACTAAGCATAATGTAGTTCAGAGAAAAGCCATCAACATTCAACGAGGGTCAACCGGTCAACTATATAGGTTAAGTGTAATCAACATACAGTACCTCCTCCCACGCGATACCATATGCCAAAGGGTTGAGCCTCATCCTTATAAAAAGGTATGTATATCCAAGCCATGCACAAGCTTCCTTGACATTGGTGACAGTTCCAAGTGCCACCTCTGCATTTAAATTGTCCTTCAAGGAACTGATgaactgaaaataaaaagacaatttttaaACAATAAGGAAATTAAAGCATCTTGACAGTCTTAGATAAATCGAATGCACAAACAAGCAGAATTCAGAATTTAGAGCAACCAATAATAGCTTTCCATTAGAGCACACATGAATATTATCAATATCACCACTATACTCATATTTTATAAGAGCCACAGGTAGAACCAGAACATGAATCTGAAATGTGAATGTGAATTTCTATTGACGTACGCATAATGAAGTTCTTGAACACATCACACATGAGAGACATGAACCACCACTTGGTTGCACTTTAGATCAACTAAAGCTGACTAGTGAGTAGTGACAAATAAGAGAAAATAAAGTAGATAATCAATAACGCAGCTTTCACCATCAGTTTCTCCCGAATTTATAGAAAGTTCCTGCCTGACATAATTCTCTTTTTTGTAAACTACAAAAGTACCTGACTTTCAATAGGAAGTTGACTCGTCAGCAACCGCAGATAGTAGGCCAGCTTGTCATGAGACGTGATTATAATACCTTCACCACTTTTATCGAATTGAGGTCTCCCAGCTCGTCCAAATATCTGAAACCCAGATGTCATgagtacaaaaaaaataataataataataaaataaaaacagatgTCAAAGTTTACTTGAGAATCGAGATAAGAGCAATGGTTAAGAGGCTTACCTGCATAACATCAAGCATTCCCAGGTCTCGCCACCCACCAGCCTTTGGATCATATAATTGGGTCCCCTGGAAAAGAACGCAAGACACTTTATACTTTATGCAtaatattttgtatttttttttctttttttatgtgtAGGATACAGGAACTATTGTAATAAACAATCAAATTGTGAAAGATAAACCAGAAGTCAATGCGTCACAAGATTTCATCAACAAAAATTCTTCCCATTCTTGAATTACACTCAAAGGTACATCCCTAAATTAAACTGAAACAGTATCGTTTAGTAGAAATCTTGCCATTAAAGTTATAtacattgagagagagagagagcaatgtCTAAACTTAATATGATATACTATGGAAGAATTTCTCCTTCATTAAAATGTCTAAACTTAATATGATATACTAGAGACAGATGTAAAAACTCctcaacagaaagaaagaaagaaaaaaggcgACAAATTTATAGTCCATTTTGTCACATCTTGTGGCTTTATAAAATTACAGTATATATGCTAACTAAATGCAAGACTTAAGCAATGGACATATATAATACTTTTGGATAGATGCTCAAACCTTTATCACAACAGTGTGAGCTGGTAGATTTACACCCCACGCCAAAGTTGCTGTACAAACAAGTACCTATATAAAGAAAATAACAGAAGACACAAATGCTTCAACCAAATAAAAAGCATAATGGTACATGCCACATCATGTAATCAGGCTGGAAAATCTTAGGAAAtgtaaatggaaaaaaaaaaagtattagaaaataaataagtgagattttttagtgaattttatGTGGTACGTCCACCTCATTTGCCACATCAGGTGGTTTAAATGTGTTACATGAAAATCTTTAACATTATACATATAAAATTGATGGTATGATGTACGGAAGGAAACTAGATTTATCTACCTTCAATAGTCCATCAGAGAAAAGGCGCTCAGTCAGACCTCTATCAGAACGTAACATCCCAGCATTAtgaattccaattccaaattcAAAAAGTTCAACAAGATCTTTGTTTCTGGATTTTACAACTTCCCTCTGAAATGCATAACATGGGACATCtatgaacaaaaagaaaacaacactACTACCAATAAAATGCAGAAAATCAGGGATTTTCATGCCTGGATCAATGAAAATTGTGGGTGCTGATCATTCTTAAAGAGCTCCAGTCCTTCAAATTTGCGAGCAAGTTCAACCTGCCAAATAAGTCATATCAGTTGATAATGGGAAGCAACATATAAAACACATCACATAAGACGCTAAAGAAATCAcataagagaaaagaaagaatgcaTACTGGTCTCGCTGATTCATTGGCATAAACAACCAACCTAGTTTCTTATTAACACTTGCAAACAAAAATTTCAAgccaaaacaaatccaaaaagaTAAAGCACATACCAGCTTCTGAGCCGTTTTTGCTGTGTCCTTTCGAGAATGGACAAATACCATTGCCTGATGACCTTGCCTTAGTGACTCCACAACCTGGCCGAACAAGTATTTAATCAATCAATGAGCATTCCCATACATAAGTGGCACAAAAAAGAACCTCCCAGGAAGCACAGACCTTCTTGTAGCATATCTCATTCAACAATTCAGTTTTGGCTGAAAAGTTTGTCTCACTAATACCAATATACTGTTGTGCAAGGGGCACTGGACGATAGCTAGAATCAAAGTAGAAGAGTCCTGCCTCTGGATTCACTCTCAGAAACTGTGCAACCTACATTATTATAAAAATAAGTTCAAAGTATGGCAGTTGAAGGCAACTGAACAGATTATATTAGTAAGTGGCCAAGATACCTCCAAATAGTTGGGTAGAGTGGCGGAAAGTCCCACAATGCGTATCATTGACTGTGAAGACTCCACCTGTCGCacataaaaaacaaaaccaaaaagaaaaatcaaaacataaGAAGAAAAAACGTAGTTTGCAGGTACTCATAACATGCAGCTATCACATAACACTTCTGAAGAGACAATCCTCTTCTGGATGACTAGGCAAACAAtacattttcatttttatttattgtataATTGTAAGCTTGTTATACATTGTTGTCCTCATCCCTTATAAATTAAGCTCCAGTGGTAGTGTCATATGGTAAGAAAGGCTTGGTTGAAGTAGGTCTCATTCACCCACCTATTTGCTGATTAGCAAGGTGAAACTCTTGGTATGCATAATCATGAGCAAGATGGATTTGCACAATAGGAAGATGCTAGTTCGATATACATTGTTATTCATTCCCTAACAGCAGAGACATTTGGCCATTTGGGCCCAGTGGATGTTTGGCAACCTTCTGAATCTCTAATCTCTCTAAGTTGGAACCAGTTAAATAAACACAGAACTTAGAAGTCACAAATAAGTGGAAAAAAACTAAATGCATTGAATGATTCACCAAAAATTCAATAGATTAAACTTAGGACTTTCTCAAAATATGCATTAAGCAAACGTGTAGTGTATTGGTCCAAGTTAAGAATTATGGTAATGAGAAGGGAATAAAATTCTCCCTCTACTGTCAACCAGACATCAGAAGATAGAACCAAGAGCCAGCAAGTATATAAAAGCATCCTTCATGCACATAAGTTGATTGTACAAATTGAATCAATCACACTTAACTGGTACAATAATTATTTAACAGCACAAAGTAAGACATTAATGATTAAACATTACCTGGCGTAAAGTCCGAGCAACTAGTGCCTCAATTACCGGGCCTCTATCATCATTCAAAAGATGAACTTCATCAATTATTAGAAGCTTCACCAGCATTGAAAGTGACATGTCACTGCTCTTGCGAGTAATGACATCCCATTTCTCAGGTGTTGTTACTATCATCTGAATAACAAGATACGAAAAAAATTAGTTTGTAACAGTAATAATATTAGTTTTTGCATGCATGTAACAACCAACTGAGCCATCAGAAGTTGATCAATTGACCTGAGTTTCTTCAAGTTCATTCTTAGAAAGTTGCATGTCTCCAGTAAGTTCTCTCACAGTCATATTCAATGGAGATAACCGATGGCTAAAAGTTGATGTGACTTCTGCAGCTAACGCCTAGAAAAAGAACATGATTATAAGTGACAAATCACTAAGCCAATGCCCACTTCCTGCCCTCACCCACTCAAAAAAAGCAAGAGAGTAATATATGGGAGGAACCTTCATAGGTGCAACATAAACTATTTTGAACTCGTCTTTGTGCAGGTAACCATCTTTGAAGTGCTGTCCAATCTGCCACCAAATGCCTCAGTTACTATCTAAATCTGAAAATGGATCCTAAACGACAGTAAGGAATACTTAACCATGCAAACACAATAAATTGAATTCTACATGAAAGGTACTTTACTATACATAGCGCCATAACTAAGGCACCCAATAGCTTAGTTTTCTTCTTGCTTTTTGGCAAGGTGATATTTTGAAGAGATGAATTCTCTTGgaaaatatattatattattataaTATTTCCCAGCTCAAGGACTATGACTGTATGACAAGCCTCTCACACATCCCATACGGAGGAGGAGGACTGTGCAATGAGCCCAAGTTCAATCATagataacaaaaacaaaagtgcaAATCTTTGACCATTTCCAAGTAACAAGAAAAAAGGGTTTACTTTTTTTGGGTGCCTAAAGAGAAACAGTCTAATCACAAAATGCATATTAGAAAAACAGGAATGGCAATCTTTGCACCTCATGTAGAATGGAAATCATAGCTATGTTTGTTTTGCCAGCTCCTGTTGGAGCACAAACCTGCAAGTTTATGGAGAACAGATTCAGACACATACTTTCACTACAATGGTTTGCAATTCAGAAGATCGGAATAAAATATCTTACTAGTATATTCTCATTTGTGTAGTACACAGTATGATATATGCGGCTCTGAATGCGGTTCAAAGATTTGTATCCACGAAAAGCAGCTTGAGCAAACTCATCTAACTCCGAGATCTCAATCTGACAACATGTGATAGTGAGCACAGATTGCAAAGGAGAAATGAAGGTCAGAAGTTGATGAAATGCCAGGGCAATGGCTATTTGTTAAACCACAGTAAATGCAGAACTTATTATCAGTTTGCCACTCAACTCCAATTGCATCACAAACCCATTTTAAGGAACATAAGTCCATACAATTATCTACAAAAAATTGCATGGTTCATATGATTCTTCTAATGAAAGTACTATCTAAAGGCTTATACATGTCAAACGCATTCTGTTCAAGCCTCCTTTAGAGAGAAAATGTACAAAAATAGCATGCGTTTCCAAGTAGTTTGTATGATAAATTTAGCAAGCCTATTCATCAGGTAAAGGAATAGACAGGTTTAGTACTTCATTGTTATGAAGTACATAAGATAATTATTATGAAGAACGGGCATCCCTCCCCTGGTGTTCACTTCTGAATTACCTAAAGGTCCCTATTAAactcatttcttttgtttattgaCTTGGTTATGTAACATTGGAAATCTAATTATTAAATATCTAGTAAAAGCATTGAGAACCAGTAAATAAAACTGGAATGAGAGTCACGAAGTACAATGAACAAGAACTGCAAATGGTTACCAGCTTTTCTCCAGGTTTCATTTGTGCTCCTGGTGTTGGAGGAATTAGGACCTCCTCATACCCCTTGTGGTGCTTCCTCTGGGTTCCTTGCGGAAGAGCATTAACTGCTATCCCTTCACCAAGGCCCGATAGATcatcaaaaatattttttttctcacttgcTTGTAGTAGAGAAGAAAAATTTACAGCAGCCAGATCACTATCAGTGCCATATTCTGTTCCTCGTCTATTTCGCTTTTCCTCTTTGCGCCGAAGCTTATCAATCTGCCGTTCAGATTCTGTTTGAACAGTAACCTGAAAGACAAGTGAAATTGTTTGATGCCACATGTTACTCTTTTATGTTATGTAGTAATGGGAACAAGTTTTAAACAGAACCAGCTCTACCTGTGTGCCATAACTCGGCATGCGAGGTTGAGAGGTCAAAGACGATTTGTCAGATTTCATTACTAGTAACCCATGATGGATCGCATCAACAAGTTCCTTTCGATGCTGAGAAATTTAAGAGAAGAAACGAAACAAGAGTTTAGCTGTAAACTCATAAAAAAGTAAATCTAGAATGGACTTCTCCAACAAAAGTCCATTCAATAACTAAGAATTAAGTATCGATAAGACTAAATCTTTGGAGAATATATTTTGAGCCTTTTCTACAAAATGAATATGTACATGAAGTGGCGAGAGAAAGATCCTGATAACACATGTCAGGAAATCAAGACTACTGTGGGAAGAGATTTTGTTttgtagtgtgtgtgtgtgttgaagATGAACCATAAGGAGTATCTAAGATCAATCTTAACAGTACTAGAATATTTAGATTCTTACTGATATGAGGTCTTGAACAGTTTCAAATGCACCATCCCCCACAAGGTCCAACAAGTCACCTGCTATCTTTattgaataaaacaaaaaagagctTACAATCAGAATGAAATGGAATTAGTTGTGTAGAAAAGCTCAAGAGTGAAACCAACATATATGAACTATTAGCCAGTACCTCGTCACCAGGTTTGTCAGAATCAAGCACCCGACAAATGGCCATAGCCAGTTCATCTCGAGAAAGCTGTGTAGTACTTTTTGTTATCTGAtcacatgcatcttgtagccaaGTCAGATCGATGCTGCGCCCATCAGTAGCAGAATGACCGCCACTCAAGCCACTGTGACCATATGATCCTTCATAATAAGAAGAAGGTCCAGCGGTTTCCTCACAAAATGACTCCGCATCATCCAAAGAAACATCTACCAAGAACCGAGCCGGAGGATGAAAAACAAGGTTGGCACCAAATTCTGCATCGTCATGAGATCCACTTACAGGCCTTTCTGAAACAAGTGTAATCCCATGATCACTAGACTGCATCCCACAAAGTCTCTGAGCTAGAGACACAACTTTCCGCATGTTAACATCTGAAACTGTGTGCCCCAAAAGCATTTGCACTTCCTGCCTACATTTCAAAATGATAAATGCAATCACAATACTTgaaacttttcttttcctttcaataCATGCATAGAGTCGATTACACTTCCAAACTAATGActgattaaaaaaagaagattagTTATTCGGAAACAGGATTTATACTTTTTTCCGGTAAAATTTGTTTCAACACTGCCTTCCTCCTCCGGTCTGCCAAAAAGCCGGTAAACAACGAGTGCCACCTCACGAAACTCCTCGGATTGAACTTCTCCATCTATCAACTCCACCACAGCTCCAATAAACTGCTTGTAAGCTTGCCGCAGCTCATACGAAGCTGCTCCACAAATTTCCAAATTGCATAAAGATCAAACACTCCCAAATGCACAGCTAACATTACATCAACTTCTTAAAACATAAGCCATTACCTTCCTCCCATCTATGAACTATCTTTCTCGCAAGCTCCGACTCATCAACTGAGCTCGATGATCTATACACACATCAATACAAACATTTCCAAACATATATTAAGCATCAAGCACAAGATCAAAGGCGAAGTAACTAGCAAAATGACTAGTACAAAATCAAATTTCGATTTCGGACCAAAGCGAACAAAATTTCAACTACAATCAAACGCagtaaataaaatcaaacatacTGGCGAGGCTTGGTGTGGTTTTGAAGGATGAGCTTGCGCTGCAAATAGGCCTGGTCGACGTCGAAGGGCTCCCTCAGAGAGCTAGTCAATCGCGGAAGCTGAACCAGCATTGTTGAATTTTTCGCTCGGAGAATTTTGCTTTCCGTCTACTTGTTCCGGTTTAGGGTTTTGCTTCGGGCGA contains these protein-coding regions:
- the LOC112175827 gene encoding DExH-box ATP-dependent RNA helicase DExH14, which produces MLVQLPRLTSSLREPFDVDQAYLQRKLILQNHTKPRQSSSSVDESELARKIVHRWEEASYELRQAYKQFIGAVVELIDGEVQSEEFREVALVVYRLFGRPEEEGSVETNFTGKKQEVQMLLGHTVSDVNMRKVVSLAQRLCGMQSSDHGITLVSERPVSGSHDDAEFGANLVFHPPARFLVDVSLDDAESFCEETAGPSSYYEGSYGHSGLSGGHSATDGRSIDLTWLQDACDQITKSTTQLSRDELAMAICRVLDSDKPGDEIAGDLLDLVGDGAFETVQDLISHRKELVDAIHHGLLVMKSDKSSLTSQPRMPSYGTQVTVQTESERQIDKLRRKEEKRNRRGTEYGTDSDLAAVNFSSLLQASEKKNIFDDLSGLGEGIAVNALPQGTQRKHHKGYEEVLIPPTPGAQMKPGEKLIEISELDEFAQAAFRGYKSLNRIQSRIYHTVYYTNENILVCAPTGAGKTNIAMISILHEIGQHFKDGYLHKDEFKIVYVAPMKALAAEVTSTFSHRLSPLNMTVRELTGDMQLSKNELEETQMIVTTPEKWDVITRKSSDMSLSMLVKLLIIDEVHLLNDDRGPVIEALVARTLRQVESSQSMIRIVGLSATLPNYLEVAQFLRVNPEAGLFYFDSSYRPVPLAQQYIGISETNFSAKTELLNEICYKKVVESLRQGHQAMVFVHSRKDTAKTAQKLVELARKFEGLELFKNDQHPQFSLIQREVVKSRNKDLVELFEFGIGIHNAGMLRSDRGLTERLFSDGLLKVLVCTATLAWGVNLPAHTVVIKGTQLYDPKAGGWRDLGMLDVMQIFGRAGRPQFDKSGEGIIITSHDKLAYYLRLLTSQLPIESQFISSLKDNLNAEVALGTVTNVKEACAWLGYTYLFIRMRLNPLAYGIAWEEVMADPSLSLKQRSLIADAARALDKAKMMRFDEKSGNFYCTELGRIASHFYIQYSSVETYNEMLKRHMNETEVIDMVAHSSEFENIVIREEEQNELEMLVRKLCPVEVRGGPSNKHGKISVLIQVYISRGSIDTFSLVSDAQYISASLARIMRALFEICLRKGWSEMSLFMLEYCKAVDRQVWPYQHPFRQFDREISAQILRNLEERGADLDRLYDMEEKEIGKLVNYGPGGRLVKQYLGYFPWIQLAATVSPITRTVLKVDLHIKPDFIWKDRFHGTAQRWWILVEDSENDHIYHSELFTLTKRMAKGEPQKLSFTVPIFEPHPPQYYIRAVSDSWLHAEAFYTISFHNLTLPEAHTSHTELLDLKPLPVTSLGNTAYEALYKFSHFNPIQTQTFHVLYHTDNNVLLGAPTGSGKTISAELAMLRLFNTQPDMKVIYIAPLKAIVRERMNDWRKRLVSQLGKKMVEMTGDYTPDLMAILSADIIISTPEKWDGISRNWHSRTYVKKVGLMILDEIHLLGADRGPILEVIVSRMRYISSQTEREVRFVGLSTALANAGDLADWLGVGETGLFNFKPSVRPVPLEVHIQGYPGKFYCPRMNSMNKPSYAAICTHSPTKPVLIFVSSRRQTRLTALDLIQYAASDEHPRQFLCILEEELQMVLYQVADSNLRHTLQFGIGLHHAGLNDKDRSLVEELFANNKIQVLVCTSTLAWGVNLPAHLVIIKGTEFYDGKTKRYVDFPITDILQMMGRAGRPQFDQHGKAVILVHEPKKSFYKKFLYEPFPVESSLREQLHNHINAEIVSGTICHKEDALHYLTWTYLFRRLMFNPAYYGLDNTDAESLSSYLSRLVQNTLEDLEDSGCIKMSEDSVEPMMLGSIASQYYLSYLTVSMFGSNIGSDTSLEVFLHILSAASEYDELPVRHNEENYNEALSERVRYKVDKDRLDDPHVKANLLFQAHFSQLELPITDYVTDLKSVLDQSIRIIQAMIDICANSGWLSSSVTCMHLLQMVMQGLWFDEDSSLWMLPCMNVELAESLGKRGIFHIQQLLELPKATLQNMIGNFPASKFFQDLQLFPRIEVKLKILPKDGGKSCSLNIRLVKTNFRKYKSRAFTPRFPKVKNEAWWLVLGNTSTLELYALKRVSFSDHLVTNMELPSDSTTLQGMKLILISDCYLGFEQEHSISELEALKDGSNQSRIIS